ATATCTCGAAATATTCGGAAACAAAGAGGTTTTGGTAACTAACGATGGCATAAATCCTGATGGGATACGCCCTTCGGTAATGAAAGAACTAGTAATGTCTCCTGAATTACCAGGGAGGAACTATAAATAATAGGCATCAGGCGCAAGGAATATTAATTTGATTTTTCCAAACGCATTTTTACATAATCTTTGGCCTGTCTGACAGCTTCTGCAATTTCCTTTGATTGGGGAAGCAGCGCTTCAATTCTCTCAATTATATTGTCGCTTTGAACAACCTGGACCGAAGGGAAAAAATTAAGATCATAAACCCAGCCTATTTGAAGGAGTTTAAAATCGTTTAAGGTTTTCATATCTTTCATCGAAGCTATTGTTTGACTGTGAAGCGCTTCGATAAACTTTTTTGAATATTCCGGTTTATCCGGCAGTTCAAGCACCATGGCGTTATTCTGCCAATTGTTTCTTTGATGGAAGAATTCTAAAAAGAATTTCCATATATCAAGCTTGTCCGCGTCACGAATAAGACGGATAAAATGAAGCGTTCTCTCATCCTCATCAGAAGGAAGCTTCAAGCAATTATGATAATTGACAGTCTTAATGATTAACGCCTTTTCAGCTTTTAAACATTTTGACAGGACCTTATGGGCGGCCATCTCCCGCAGACCGAGTCTTGCATGGTTCTCTGAATTCATGTCATTAAAAGTGCCGTACTCTTTAAATTGCTTAAACCTTCCAAGGTCATGAAACAGGGCCGCAGTTTCAGCGATTACCAAATCATGCTTTGATATGCCCAGACTTTCGCCGATCATGACAACATTCTCACATACCCGCATGGTATGTCTTTCCTTGATATTTAACGCCAGGTTGTAGTCATGATCATCTGTATAAAAAGCGGACGTATAATCGGCAAACCATTTTTTTAAGTATTTGAGGTCAGTTTTGTTCATAAATATTTTCCTTTAATTGGAATCACTTCTATATTAAAGCTATCAGAGCGTCAAATAAAAATGCTGATTAGTAATTCAGGGCGCGGGGCGGTTCTGGCCCCCAAAAGACCCATAAACGTTCATTCAACAGGATTTTTGAACTAACTTGTCAAGATAATTAAACAAATCTATACCTCGCAGAGGGTTTGTCCTTGACAAAACCTGCTGTGTTTGTGAATATACAGATTCCTTCTTCCTAAACGGTTTCCACCCACAAATTTTAGAATAAGGGGATATCAAAAGGCTATTCATATGAAAGGGACCGAAATAATGAGATCACATCTTATCATTCTTTTGATACTGTTTGCAATTTCTGCCGGCTTTAAGGTTTCAGCCGCTGCCGACACTCGCTATGTCTCTGACATGCTGATACTTGCAGTCCGCGACAGGCCGGACAAAGACGCAAACGTTTTAGGGAATTTGAAAACCGCTGATTCTGTTGAAGTGCTTGAGGAAAGCGGCCCTTATCTGCGGATACGGACAAAAGATGCCCTGGAAGGATGGGTTCAAAAGAATTATATCACTTCCGAGAAGCCAAAAGCTTTAATTATTGAACAGCTGCAAAAAGAAATAAAACGGTTAAATTCAAAGATCGAAGAATTTGATAAGAATATAGATGGTTATAGGGATAAAATTAAGGTAGGCAGCCAGGAAGATCAATTAAAAAATAAGGAGTTAAAAGAAACTGTTTCAACTTTAAATGGCCAACTTAAACAGCTCACCGATAGATACAACGCTCTTTTGGACGAACATAAAAAAAATATAGATGCACTGACAGGTGAACGTAACAAGCTAAAGGCAACCAGTACAGAATTAACTGCCGAAATTGTTAACCTTAAAAAAAATAACAGCAATCAGCCGGGTGCAAAAAGGATTCAATTTTTTCTCACCGGAGCCGGCGTGCTTCTTTTAGGATTTTTTCTCGGTAAATCCGCCACAAGAAAAAAATTTTACTGATAAGCAGCGGCAAAAAAATGACGCAACTATTTATAATGCTGACACATTTTGGTCATTTTTTAAGTTGCATCTTTAACCATCGTATTTTTTGACACGACACCAACATTTTGTTTGCCGGGGCTTCTTGTATAACCTGCTGATATAACTGCTTTTAACCACTTGGCAGTTTCCGTGTTTATTCCAGGGCTTTTATCTGGCATATTTATTGCTAATTTCGAATTTATAAAACCATTCCGTCCAAAGTTCGATCTTAAGAGACAGCCATGGAAACAGAAGCAAAACTTATGGATACAGACGAAAAATTTGAACACAGTTTCGATCCAGGTTTTATAGCCGATCGATACAGCAGTGTAGAAATTGCATTAATTGATTCGGAGCCTGTTTATATGTTTAGAATCCGCAATACTCCCTCTTCGGGAGTGGGTATTTTGGTACAGGAAGATTCTGCCGTTTTAAGACACTTAAAAGTGGGTGATAAATTGAACTTGAAATACAATCCGGTTGCAGCTTCCGATTTGCCCGAATACTTAAAAACGGAGATTAAATATATAACCGAATATGATCAAAAACGGCCAAATAAACATTATTTAGTAAATTTTGCAGTCATAGAAAAATAAGCCGGCCCGAATATTTCATCGCACTGAAATTTTTGAAAAAATTCTATTCCGCCGTCTACACCCATACGAACCTACCTTAGTTCTCCATTTTGATTAAACAGCTTGTGAACCAGTTTGACGGAGACCTCATGCTGGCGCTGGCGGCTTACCACGCCGGCAGCAGCAAGGTCAGGCTTTATAGGGGAGTTCCGCCCTTTAAGGCTACAAAAAAATATATCAAAAAGGTTTTCGAATATTATCAAATCTACCAAAACCGAACGGCAGCAAATAATATCGGGGTCGCATCCTGACGGATTAACATTCCGAGATCCATTATGGCCACATCCTGGTTAAATCGGAACATTGATTTTTGAAATCTTCGTCGGCCATTATCGCTAACATCCCTTTTAAGTTCGAGTGCAGACAATTCAGAACATCAGTTCATCATTTGCAGACATATCATAAAAAACTCCTTAAAGGAAACAGGCTCCGGCGCAAAAAATTGATAACCATTTGTTCCGTAACCATACAGCTCCCTTGACACTTCCTTATTTGCGATATATTCGGTTGATTATGAAATCCGTTTATAACATTTACCCCATCGGCGTTATTCACAAAAAAAACGATGAAACTGTAACGATTGAAATCGACCAGGAGTATAACGACGCCCTCTTGGGATTGAATGGGTTTTCACATCTGATCGTGTGCTACTGGTTCCATCAAAACGACACGCCTGAAAAGCGAAAGGTTTTGCAGGTTCATCCCAGAAGAGACAAGAAAAACCCGCTCACGGGCGTTTTCGGCACACATTCGCCAATGAGACCCAATCTGATCGCGATCTCTTTTTGCAAAAAACTGGCTATCGAGAACAATATTATTTTCATCGACCGAATCGACGCCTTTGACGGCTCTCCGGTCATCGACATCAAGCCGTATATTCCCGACGATGAACTGATATCGGCAAATATTAAAGTGCCGGATTGGGTTTAGTTGGGAGAAACCCAAAAATCTTCAAAACATCCTGGAAAACCTGAGGATTATAATCGATGACACCGGATCACCAACAAGAGCATGTTTTGGCCGGGGATATCGGCGCAACCAAAACAAACCTGGGGCTGTTCGTGCCGGCCAAGCTCCGGCCAAAGCTGACGGCCTTTGAACAGTTTTCGAGCTTAAAATTCGGCGGTCTAAAAGAGATTATCGAGAAGTTTCTCGAGCGTCACGCCGTTCCCATCAGCAGCGTCTGTTTCGGTATTGCCGGCCCCGTAGCCGGCGGAAAAAGCAAGACCACCAATCTTGAGTGGAGCGTTTCCGAAAGGGCCCTTACCCGGCACTTCGGGTGGCCCCGCGTGAAGATAGTCAACGATCTGACCGCTGCGGGTCATTCAAAACGACAAGGCCGCTTTGCTCGGGGCGGCCTGCAGCGCCCTGGAAGACGCCTGAACGCTGCCAAACCGGGTTAATCATATTCCGAGCAGAGCATATCGAACCGGAATAAATTTGAAGGGAAGCGGATGAAGAAACGCTATTTGTTTTTGGCAATGGTAGCCGTGGGATTGTTCTGGGCAAGCCATGGAGCAGCAATCACAAAAAATGACATTCCGGCCTCCCATGCCAATATCTTTCTGGACACGGACGGAAAAATGTATATCAAAGATAGGGCCGGGAATCGTCACGACCTTCAACCGGAAAAGCCCAGATATACCTTAAGGATGGTGCACGGCAATCCAACCGGAACACAATGGGGCATTACGTTTTATTTTCATGATAGCGCCTACGGCCTCACCCTTGAAAGGGGCACCCTTTATTACGGCTTTATCCATCACGGAGACGGCCGTTACAACCTTCCTGTTTTTTACAAACGTGCCGCCCAAATTGTCGACGGCAGGGCCGGCATCGACATTCTCAAGCGGCTTGCCGGCAAATATGACCTGGTTAACTGGCAAACAACGGGAAAAGGCACGCTCGGTTACCGTGTCGCCGATGCCAGGGGCAATTTGCTTTACGACGGCAAAATCGCTTTTACGGGGACCGGTCCCTTCACGGTGGATACCAGCATCATCGAAGGACCTTTTGTCTGCAAGGTCGGCCCCACAAGCGCCACCATCGCTTTTGAAACAAATGTCCCGGCAGCCGGCCGGATCTTCATAAACGACAGGACCTTCTTTGATTCAGCCCGAACCTGGCATGAGATCGCTGTCAGCGGTCTGTCCCCGGACAGGGTATACACCTATACGGTCTCAACGGACAGGGGTCGGCACCAGGAAACCTGTAGATTTAAAACGGCGCCGAATTCGGGTGCGCGGGTTCCCTTTGTGTTTGCCTATGCCAGCGACTCGCGTGCAGGCCAAGGCGGCGGTGAGCGCAATATATGGGGAGCCAATGCCTATATGATGAAGCGCATCATGGCGGTGGTCAATGCCAAAAATGCGGCCTTTCTTCAATTCACAGGCGATCAAATCAACGGTTATACCAACAGTGTGTCCGAGCAGCGGCTGCAATACAGTAACTGGAAACGGGCCATTGAGCCCTGGGCCGGCTATACACCGGTCATCACCGGGATGGGCAATCACGAATTTCTGGGCCACGCCTGGGATGACAAATCAGATGACGGCATGCAGTGTGACCGTTTCCCTTTCGAGTCCGAGTCTTCCGAAGCCGTTTTTGCCGCAGCCTTTGTAAACCCTGAAAACGGTCCCGACAGCGAGGACGGCGCATCCTATGACCCCAACCCGGACGGAAAAGACTTTCCCGGTTACAAGGAAAATGTATTTTATTACACTTACGACAACGTGGCCGTGGTGGTTCTGAACTCGAATTACTGGTATTCGCCCTCCTTGCCCCAAAAAACTTATCTGGGAGGAAACCTCCACGGCTATATCATGGACAATCAACTGGCGTGGCTCAAAAAGACCCTGGCAGAATTGGAAAAAGATGAAAACATCGATTTCGTCTTCATCACCCAACATACGCCGGCCTTCCCCAACGGCGGCCATGTCCAGGACAGCATGTGGTACGGGGGCTCCAATGAACCAAGGCCTTATGTAGCCGGCAAACCCGTTGCCAAAGGCATTATTGAAAGGCGCGACGAATACTTAAAGATCCTCTTGGAGCATGCCAAAGTCGTGGCGATGCTCACGGGAGATGAACATAACTACAGCAGATTGCTTCTTAAAAACGGAGTAAAGATCTATGCTGAAGATAAGTATCTGCCCGAACACCCCCTGCAGATTACCAGACCCATCTGGCAGATCAACAACGGCGCTGCCGGTGCGCCCTATTACGCCCGGGAGTCCACCTTCTGGTATGATCATCTCAAGGGCTTCACCACGCAATCCGCCGTGGTGTTCTTCCATATCCATGGCAGGAGCCTGAAGATGGAGGTTGTCAATCCCGAAACCCTGGACAGGATAGAATAGGCCCTTTGAGGTTGCCATGAATTTAAAGCGTATATTTCTCCTGATGTTGATGATGTTCTTTGCCGTGATCCTATTTTCAGCCTGCAGCTACCGGCAATCCATCAAGAAAGATGCCGGTGTCGCCAAGGATGCCTCGGTCTCGCTGGTCATCGAGACTGAAGCATCGCGGATCGACGCCGCCAGGGCTGCGGGAAACAGCCTCTTGGATGAGTCGTTAAAAGCGGCCAAGGATCCGGTTGATCTGCTTCAGGAAATGCAACGATGAAATCTTCGGGTTAGAACAGTTCCTGCCAGTTCCTGTGGCTGACGGATCTTTGCTCGACGTCAAACAATGTAACCGAACCGCTGCCCAGCCACCCTTGAACCGTGTGAAGTTCTCCGCCCGCGGGGCTGCGATGGAAATGTTGCCGATGAAAATGGCCGACAAAAATTGTCCGTCCGCCCTCCCTGAACCGCTGTTCGGCAAAGGTTTCAAGTTCCCGGCTGGGGAGGTGTTTTCTAAAATCGAGGTTGGTGTCTTTCAGGCGGGCTTTCAAGTATTCAACAAACCAGGGACCCAGCGGAAAACAGCGCAGAATTTGTTTTGAGATCCTGTTTTTGGACAATTTTCTAAAGAACAGATAGTTGCTGTCCAGGCGGTTGACCTGGTCACCGTGGCAGAACACGGTACCGCGCCTATCCTGCCAGAAGGCGCCAGCGGTGCACCAGGAAAAGAAATCCTTTCTTTCATCGGCAATAAAATATTCGTGGTTGCCTTCGATAAAACCGATGGTGCGGCGCTGCTTCTGTTGATGGCACCAGCTCAGAAACCGGTGGTGAATCCTGCTTTCATAACGGGGCAAGGCTATCCACAGATCAAAAATATCCCCTAAAAACACCAAATCGTGATCGCAGGATTCGAATGCGGTCAACATATCAAAAAACTGATTATGATTGCCCAGCGCTTCATTGACGTGGGCATCGGCGATAATGATTATCATAAGCTATTCATTTGAATCGTTCAGGCGATACCCGGGTTAACCACTCCGCAGCAAGGCGTCCGATACCAAAATTACCAGCCCCCAGATTGCATCAGCCGAAAGATGGCGCTCGATGGACCGGTCAAACAGAACTG
This region of Candidatus Desulfatibia profunda genomic DNA includes:
- a CDS encoding metallophosphoesterase, translated to MKKRYLFLAMVAVGLFWASHGAAITKNDIPASHANIFLDTDGKMYIKDRAGNRHDLQPEKPRYTLRMVHGNPTGTQWGITFYFHDSAYGLTLERGTLYYGFIHHGDGRYNLPVFYKRAAQIVDGRAGIDILKRLAGKYDLVNWQTTGKGTLGYRVADARGNLLYDGKIAFTGTGPFTVDTSIIEGPFVCKVGPTSATIAFETNVPAAGRIFINDRTFFDSARTWHEIAVSGLSPDRVYTYTVSTDRGRHQETCRFKTAPNSGARVPFVFAYASDSRAGQGGGERNIWGANAYMMKRIMAVVNAKNAAFLQFTGDQINGYTNSVSEQRLQYSNWKRAIEPWAGYTPVITGMGNHEFLGHAWDDKSDDGMQCDRFPFESESSEAVFAAAFVNPENGPDSEDGASYDPNPDGKDFPGYKENVFYYTYDNVAVVVLNSNYWYSPSLPQKTYLGGNLHGYIMDNQLAWLKKTLAELEKDENIDFVFITQHTPAFPNGGHVQDSMWYGGSNEPRPYVAGKPVAKGIIERRDEYLKILLEHAKVVAMLTGDEHNYSRLLLKNGVKIYAEDKYLPEHPLQITRPIWQINNGAAGAPYYARESTFWYDHLKGFTTQSAVVFFHIHGRSLKMEVVNPETLDRIE
- the tsaA gene encoding tRNA (N6-threonylcarbamoyladenosine(37)-N6)-methyltransferase TrmO produces the protein MKSVYNIYPIGVIHKKNDETVTIEIDQEYNDALLGLNGFSHLIVCYWFHQNDTPEKRKVLQVHPRRDKKNPLTGVFGTHSPMRPNLIAISFCKKLAIENNIIFIDRIDAFDGSPVIDIKPYIPDDELISANIKVPDWV
- a CDS encoding TIGR04211 family SH3 domain-containing protein; this encodes MLILAVRDRPDKDANVLGNLKTADSVEVLEESGPYLRIRTKDALEGWVQKNYITSEKPKALIIEQLQKEIKRLNSKIEEFDKNIDGYRDKIKVGSQEDQLKNKELKETVSTLNGQLKQLTDRYNALLDEHKKNIDALTGERNKLKATSTELTAEIVNLKKNNSNQPGAKRIQFFLTGAGVLLLGFFLGKSATRKKFY
- a CDS encoding HD domain-containing protein; translated protein: MNKTDLKYLKKWFADYTSAFYTDDHDYNLALNIKERHTMRVCENVVMIGESLGISKHDLVIAETAALFHDLGRFKQFKEYGTFNDMNSENHARLGLREMAAHKVLSKCLKAEKALIIKTVNYHNCLKLPSDEDERTLHFIRLIRDADKLDIWKFFLEFFHQRNNWQNNAMVLELPDKPEYSKKFIEALHSQTIASMKDMKTLNDFKLLQIGWVYDLNFFPSVQVVQSDNIIERIEALLPQSKEIAEAVRQAKDYVKMRLEKSN
- a CDS encoding glucokinase encodes the protein MTPDHQQEHVLAGDIGATKTNLGLFVPAKLRPKLTAFEQFSSLKFGGLKEIIEKFLERHAVPISSVCFGIAGPVAGGKSKTTNLEWSVSERALTRHFGWPRVKIVNDLTAAGHSKRQGRFARGGLQRPGRRLNAAKPG
- a CDS encoding metallophosphoesterase; this translates as MIIIIADAHVNEALGNHNQFFDMLTAFESCDHDLVFLGDIFDLWIALPRYESRIHHRFLSWCHQQKQRRTIGFIEGNHEYFIADERKDFFSWCTAGAFWQDRRGTVFCHGDQVNRLDSNYLFFRKLSKNRISKQILRCFPLGPWFVEYLKARLKDTNLDFRKHLPSRELETFAEQRFREGGRTIFVGHFHRQHFHRSPAGGELHTVQGWLGSGSVTLFDVEQRSVSHRNWQELF